One Desulfovibrio fairfieldensis genomic window carries:
- a CDS encoding AraC family transcriptional regulator, whose translation MAEDSQRIAQLNVELKQKLLRYLDSPCIYPTAIEGFNLVRREDVGTPEQCFEKPLVGLVVQGTKHSLMGGREFVYTENQCIVAGIDMPISSYVINPTHETPFLFLYLYLDRHLLSSLTLEMKHNFPETSEDCTSVSIADAGSDILEMFLRLVDLLEKPEQISIRAPMMLRELHYLLLISPHGNILRQLNTPGTQNNQVAQAITWIRENYKIPMRVESLARQVSMSTANLHRHFKLLTGLSPLQYQKQLRLYEAQRLMLVENERASSAAFAVGYESMTQFNREYKRVFGEPPLRDLNRRRVVSTL comes from the coding sequence ATGGCAGAGGATTCGCAACGGATAGCTCAATTGAATGTGGAACTGAAACAAAAACTGTTGCGGTATCTGGATTCCCCCTGCATCTATCCAACTGCCATCGAAGGTTTCAATCTGGTTCGCCGTGAGGATGTGGGGACGCCGGAGCAATGTTTTGAAAAGCCGCTAGTGGGGCTTGTGGTCCAGGGAACCAAACATTCCCTTATGGGCGGCCGGGAATTTGTCTATACGGAAAACCAGTGCATTGTGGCCGGGATAGATATGCCTATCTCTTCCTATGTTATCAACCCCACGCATGAGACACCCTTTCTCTTCCTCTATCTCTATTTAGACAGACATTTGCTTTCATCCTTGACATTGGAGATGAAACACAATTTTCCAGAAACTTCTGAAGATTGCACCAGTGTTTCCATTGCCGATGCCGGTTCAGATATTTTGGAAATGTTTCTCCGCCTTGTAGATCTTCTTGAAAAACCTGAACAAATATCGATTCGTGCCCCGATGATGCTGCGTGAACTCCATTATCTCCTGCTTATAAGCCCGCATGGCAACATCTTGCGGCAATTGAACACACCGGGCACGCAGAATAATCAGGTTGCTCAAGCCATAACCTGGATACGAGAAAATTATAAAATTCCGATGCGTGTGGAATCGCTGGCACGACAGGTCAGCATGTCAACGGCGAATCTGCACCGGCATTTCAAGCTGCTTACGGGACTCAGTCCCTTACAATATCAGAAACAACTGCGCTTGTATGAAGCTCAACGTCTCATGTTGGTGGAGAACGAACGCGCTTCCAGCGCGGCTTTCGCTGTAGGTTACGAAAGCATGACGCAATTCAACCGGGAATATAAAAGAGTTTTTGGTGAACCGCCGCTCAGGGATCTGAATCGTCGCCGCGTCGTTTCCACACTGTGA